One part of the Humulus lupulus chromosome 9, drHumLupu1.1, whole genome shotgun sequence genome encodes these proteins:
- the LOC133801313 gene encoding PRA1 family protein A1-like has translation MDWSNVTAEDLVDALREVDWSSPPRPLSEFFSRFTFPRSYAKWSSRLKCNLYYYRTNYFILIIFILGLGFIRRPVSLLAAFLTALSIAFLNDSFAGTFSEKVTRTVRQFSPHLAAKMRPPLTPVIRGRPSAKRAIHICGRPRWVFVLLFSSVSFILWFVSAGLLTVLWALAIGLLATILHASVRTPNLKARLNTFREEFRAVWRNYSEL, from the exons ATGGATTGGAGCAACGTCACGGCCGAGGATCTTGTCGACGCCCTCCGTGAGGTCGATTGGTCATCCCCGCCGCGTCCCCTATCGGAATTCTTCTCCCGATTCACTTTTCCTAGATCATACGCCAAGTGGAGTAGCCGCCTCAAATGCAATCTTTACTA TTACCGAACCAACTACTTCATTTTGATCATTTTTATTCTTG GGTTGGGATTTATTCGGAGGCCAGTGTCTCTTCTGGCTGCTTTCCTTACAGCTCTTAGCATTGCTTTTCTGAATGACAG CTTTGCAGGTACTTTTAGTGAGAAGGTAACAAGAACGGTGAGACAGTTCTCTCCACATTTAGCGGCAAAGATGAGGCCTCCTCTTAC GCCCGTTATTCGTGGACGTCCATCAGCGAAAAGAGCAATACACATATGTGGTCGGCCTCGCTGGGTGTTTGTTTTGCTATTTTCTTCTG TGAGTTTCATTCTATGGTTTGTTTCTGCTGGTTTATTGACTGTTCTTTGGGCACTTGCTATTGGACTTCTCG CCACCATACTACATGCAAGCGTTAGAACACCAAACTTGAAAGCACGTCTGAACACATTTCGTGAGGAATTCCGTGCAGTTTGGCGCAACTACAGTGAGCTGTAG